TTCGACTGACGCATATCCTGGAAAATCCTTCAGGAAACTGAGATAAAAGGACTTTTCTGTTTGAcgaaaaattgcaaatatcTCGCAAGCCCTGTGAACGATCAGGACGAAAGTGGTGTCAAAAAACTCCAACCATCAGGGTCTATCTCGGGTGCGAAGAACATCTCGGTGGTCCTGTACAGAGCTGAGATATTAATGATTTTACGGTTTTTGTCAAGTTTGTTGGCCACTTGGTAGAATTTAGGacttgaaaaaaattaaaagtccACTTTTCTGCAACAAATTTGGGAAACTGTAAAACCTTTAATATCTGAGCTCTCTGCATCAATTACGAAATTTCCTTCTCACGGATTATGGTACTTGACGATAGGATTTCTCGCACACCCCTTTCGCCCTGATCCTTTCAAGGTCGTgcgaaatatttgaaaaattcccACCTTATTGTTCCTCCAATAAGTAAGCAACACTTTTTGAATAAATTCATATTACTCACCCTAAAAGAATGCTTCAGAAATTTTCTAGTTAACTAATCTAAAAATTACAagtctaaaaaaaaacaatgttcATAACTATGTCACTTTAAGGACATTTGGGCCGTCCAGCTCAAAGTCCCTGTGGAATGTCCTTTGAGTATATTTGTCGATATCGTTAAAGACATCCTAGGAAACATAGTCTTTTCGTCCTGCGGCAGGATTTCCGGATCTTATAGCTATTTCTCCATTTTCTCCATGTCATGAGCTATTTAAggttttttgacattttttttgtttttttaatctttGGTGATTCTACCTGTTTATCTCAGACTGTAGTTTCGTCAATAGCTCAACAAATCAGTGTATAATTTAAACAAGCTTCAATCGGAATATAAACCACTTGTTtcactttttatatattttgtcaTTACAATTGGATTTCCGTAAGTAAAACTTAATTTATGTCAATTTATAAATGTGAATATGAGAATATGCAGCTGTTTAAATACACCaaatataatttcaatatttaaaatatacacAGAACCATTGGGTAGAAATTAGACTTATGCATAAATAGGCGCAGTTCTGAACAGATAGAATCAGAACACACAACTACCTCAATCCGATTCATCTCCACAGAGCTTTATCCTCttgtaattaaaaatgaagttCCTGATTGTCTTTGCCTTAATTGCACTGTCCATTCAATTGGCTGCTTCTGCAACTACCAGTGACACCACAagtacaactacaactacaacgacaacaacaaccactgaTGCAacgactacaacaacaacctcTTCAtctgcaacaacaacgacaacggaTAAAACCACGCACAAGAAGAAA
The DNA window shown above is from Drosophila willistoni isolate 14030-0811.24 chromosome XR unlocalized genomic scaffold, UCI_dwil_1.1 Seg41, whole genome shotgun sequence and carries:
- the LOC124460741 gene encoding salivary glue protein Sgs-3-like; this encodes MKFLIVFALIALSIQLAASATTSDTTSTTTTTTTTTTTDATTTTTTSSSATTTTTDKTTHKKKCWKGNNWCHTRRPTRKCRHPKTCHKTIVIVRRRKD